Proteins from a genomic interval of Candidatus Nomurabacteria bacterium:
- a CDS encoding ZIP family metal transporter: MTSIYQVLLFSTIGSIFSLAGGVLLLSKRSRAESIAKYGAPFAAGTFLAAAFLDLLKEAGEQGLYEQGLTFALIGIILFFLLERFLSWFHHHHPHEHEHHNDPKISMIVFGDTLHNFIDGLAIGAAFLVSPEAGIITSLAVAAHEIPQEVGDFGLLLSKGMARKRVLIVNLISAFAAVVAAVLVFTVGQNHDFNTAPLLGLVAGMFIYIAVSDIIPEIHEKSSKKAINLSAALLIFGALSVGLISNYLHGKIEGVDRHHSSDSSHHDHN, translated from the coding sequence ATGACTAGCATATATCAAGTCTTACTTTTTTCAACCATAGGCAGTATATTTTCACTTGCGGGGGGAGTGCTTCTGCTTAGTAAGCGCTCAAGAGCTGAATCTATTGCAAAATATGGAGCACCTTTTGCTGCAGGGACTTTTCTCGCAGCAGCCTTCCTAGACCTTTTAAAAGAAGCAGGTGAGCAAGGCTTATACGAACAAGGGTTAACTTTTGCACTAATCGGTATTATACTTTTCTTTCTATTAGAGAGGTTCTTAAGCTGGTTCCATCATCACCACCCACACGAGCATGAACATCATAACGATCCTAAAATATCGATGATAGTCTTTGGTGATACTCTGCATAACTTTATAGATGGTCTTGCTATTGGTGCAGCATTTTTAGTCTCTCCAGAAGCCGGTATTATAACCTCACTTGCAGTTGCAGCACACGAGATCCCACAAGAAGTTGGCGATTTTGGACTTCTCTTAAGTAAGGGAATGGCAAGAAAAAGAGTTCTCATTGTAAACTTAATTAGCGCTTTTGCTGCCGTTGTTGCCGCAGTGCTTGTGTTTACAGTAGGACAAAATCACGATTTTAATACCGCTCCTCTCCTTGGTCTTGTCGCTGGTATGTTTATCTATATTGCAGTCAGTGACATCATTCCAGAGATCCACGAAAAATCCTCAAAAAAAGCCATAAACTTAAGCGCAGCACTTCTTATATTTGGAGCTCTGTCTGTAGGCTTAATCTCTAACTATCTACACGGCAAGATTGAAGGTGTAGACCGTCACCATAGCTCAGATTCATCTCATCATGATCATAACTAA
- a CDS encoding DUF1697 domain-containing protein produces the protein MQYIALLRGINVGGNSKVEMPKLKILFEDLGFTDVKTYINSGNVIFSSSQNDIKKICLSIEQGIKKEFKFSVPVLVITEAKLKKIVSEIPEAWQNNSEMKCDVMFLWDEVDSPETLELLNLDKDLEDFKYVPGAIIWRIDRDKVTKSKVLKMIGTDIYKKMTVRNCNTVRKIIS, from the coding sequence ATGCAGTATATTGCTTTACTACGTGGTATAAATGTTGGTGGCAACTCTAAGGTTGAGATGCCTAAACTTAAGATACTATTCGAAGATCTTGGGTTCACTGATGTCAAAACTTATATTAATTCTGGCAATGTTATATTCTCATCAAGTCAAAATGATATAAAAAAGATTTGCTTAAGTATTGAGCAGGGGATTAAAAAGGAATTTAAGTTTAGTGTTCCTGTTCTGGTAATTACGGAGGCTAAACTTAAAAAGATAGTTAGTGAGATTCCAGAAGCTTGGCAAAACAATTCTGAGATGAAGTGCGATGTCATGTTTTTGTGGGACGAAGTTGATTCGCCAGAGACTCTAGAGTTACTAAACTTAGATAAAGATCTCGAAGATTTTAAATACGTACCTGGAGCAATAATTTGGAGAATCGATAGAGATAAAGTCACAAAAAGCAAAGTCTTAAAAATGATCGGAACAGACATTTACAAAAAAATGACCGTACGTAACTGCAACACTGTCCGTAAGATTATTTCTTAG
- a CDS encoding CBS domain-containing protein, producing MNQSNGEKEILRIYNELDKFFRTSIGQDEVIDHAAVLQRISRINPEVNRYTYELRSFSKLRNMLVHDSNGANQMPLIEPTEFAVKRYQELADLIMKPKRALNIAVRASHVFTVKLSDHATKVMAEMNRKTFTHAPVIQDGKMIGVFSENTVFAYLVKEKQSLIDEQTTIGDFKDFIGFNDHPSEKFVFVSSNSTAMEIREMFSEAVKNGVRIGMIFVTANGKPKESLLGVITAWDLAKA from the coding sequence ATGAATCAAAGTAATGGCGAAAAAGAAATTTTGAGAATTTATAACGAACTTGACAAGTTCTTTAGAACTTCTATTGGGCAAGATGAAGTGATTGATCATGCGGCAGTTTTACAAAGAATTTCTAGGATTAATCCCGAGGTTAACAGATATACTTATGAGCTTAGGTCTTTTTCTAAATTAAGGAACATGCTGGTCCATGATAGTAATGGGGCTAATCAAATGCCCTTGATTGAGCCCACAGAGTTTGCAGTTAAGAGATACCAAGAGCTTGCCGATTTGATTATGAAGCCAAAAAGAGCTCTTAATATTGCTGTTCGAGCAAGCCATGTTTTTACAGTGAAATTAAGTGATCACGCTACTAAAGTTATGGCCGAAATGAATAGAAAGACTTTTACCCATGCTCCAGTTATTCAAGATGGGAAGATGATCGGCGTGTTCAGTGAGAATACTGTCTTTGCATATTTAGTGAAAGAGAAACAAAGCTTAATTGATGAACAAACTACAATTGGAGATTTTAAGGATTTTATTGGCTTTAATGATCATCCTAGCGAAAAGTTTGTTTTTGTATCATCAAACTCAACTGCAATGGAAATTCGCGAGATGTTCAGTGAGGCTGTTAAGAATGGAGTTAGGATCGGGATGATTTTTGTAACAGCAAATGGTAAGCCAAAAGAGAGTTTACTCGGAGTGATTACTGCCTGGGATTTAGCTAAGGCTTAA